The Rosa rugosa chromosome 1, drRosRugo1.1, whole genome shotgun sequence genomic sequence GTATCTTCGTCAGTGTGGACGACGACTTCGAAATTTCAGACTCCGCATTATCTATTTGGACTTGGATTCATTTGCAAGTTGAGCTTACAACCGTGGATTACACTACAATGACATGGCAGCTTCTCATAGAAAGCCCTGCAAATCCTAGCAACTCATTATATAGCAGAGAATCAAAATCCAATAAAAGGGACTAGATTTTCGATTCTGACAGTATATTCTGAATATGGATTTCAGAAAAACTCAAACCAGAGCACGAAAATGATTCCCACATTTAGATAATCACCTTTAGTTCTTGGGAAAAATAAGTTTGATTAAAATACACCGTCATGGTCATAACTGAAGAATGTTAAAATCAAAACGAAATTTTTATGATATACCTACGCATAGGACTTCGATATTGATATGTccgaaaaataaattaaaaccaATCCTGACAAATATGGCAAAACAAATTAGGCGCCGCTAGCAATCTAGGTTAAAAGAATCTCATCGCTGAAGCATGTGCCCCAAACATAACaagtactgtttttttttttgattaagaACATAACAAGTACTTAATAGCATGACTTTGATCTCATTTCGTATCTACCATATCCAATTGGCAATTATCCAACAGCACACGAAAATCCTCCTACCTCTCTCTAACACATAATACTTGGGATACTCATAAGTAACCTACAAATGGAAATTTTCCTCGGCAATCTAACAACTAGTGTTGATACTCAAGGCTTCGCACAAGAAATAACATGTGACTTGAACTTCTCAAGCTCTTCCAAAACCTCCTCTTCAGGCCTGTAGATCAAATCACTCATGCGCCATATCTGCACAGAAATTGCCAGTTTCAGAAATCAATTCCCATTTTCAAATGAACACATCATGGCTACACGGTCAACGCTCAAGCTTTAAAAGGATATATTTTCCCAACTTGTCTTTTCCATCCTTAAATGCTTTGCAAATCATTTTACATCTATGATATAGACAgggtaaaaaaaattcaataagAGTAAGATCTGATACCTGCAATGTCCCCCCTCCACCAGTAGTATCACAGTCATCAGACACACTAACAACAGTCCATGGGTCAGATGCATTCCAATGAAAATCAACAACTTTGTCCCTGCATAAAATGtgaaataaagaaaagcatGTGAGGAAAACTATAAGACTATGAGAACAAATACCTTACTATTTATGAAATGACCGAGGCAAGGATCAATTTTCACACAAGAAAACTTCGACAGTGTCAGATCACTCAGAAAcagataaaaataataatttcctAGTTTGGCCTGTCAGTTGGATGAGTTTCACTAATGTAAAACTTCCAATCAACAATTGATGCAAAGATGAAGCTTAAAAATCCAACAGATATGGGTCGCATGaacaaattataattttttgagCCTGATCATATAACAGAGGTATAAATCCAGAATTTAAAACATATGAAGTTGACCAACAAGAACAAAGATTCAATAGTCTTGTACAATACACATCAAAAGTTGGAATTTGGAAACGATTAGTATAATACagtttaaactatttaattcGAAGAGCAAGTCTCAAACCTGTGCCCTGCATGCTGGAAAAACAAACCAGGAGGAGAACTTGGGTTCTTGGAAGTTCGCTCCTTCTTACTGACCTGCAATGTATTATATATGAATTTATTACATCAGATGTTTGGTGAAGTGATGGGAGAGGGGGAAAGGTGAATCCACTCCATAATAATACTGATAAATTATTTGAACACTTCATCATGTCAAAAATTACATTGAAGAAAATGACATAAAATCACCATATGAACTTTAATTCAAACTATTTTCTGAAGCCAACTTTTTTCTGTCAAAAAGAAACCTCCATACCTTCTCATAATCCCAAATGTTTAAAAGGCCATCCTCTGCAGAACTTCCAAAGATGGATGATTTGTCTGGAGACCACTGAAATAGAGATGCGATTTAATAAAAACAGACACGTCCGCAGTTCTTGTAGCAGATGTACTTCCTTAAAAAGAGTTGAAAGTTTTAAAACTGAACAATAAAAACCAGGAATCACATTATTACCTGGACACAGAGAACAGCAGCTTTATGACCCTCAAATTTATAAATAGGTGCGCCCACTCCACCAGAAGTAAGATTCCGCCGATCAAACATGCGAACAGAATGATCTGCTGACCTGTTAAGAATCAAGCCAATACAGATGCAGTAAATAACTATCATATCTTCTTATCCGCGCAAATAATAAATCACAATCAAAATCCAAGAATTGGAATGCAGGAAAACCAAGAGAAGTATGACATGAGATCATACCCTGTTAGGATAAGGTTATCATCATGGGGATTCCAATCAACACAGTGAAGATCAGCATCGTGCGCTTTTTCAACCTGTAAGTCAGTATCCAAGTTTAAGGATCAGAGTTAGAAGTagcaagaaaaaagaaaaaggcacATAAAATACGAATGAAATGATGCAATGAAAAGGATTTTACAAGAGTCACCAAACTCTAGTTATCTCTAAATACATACAAAACCAGAAAACATCCCCAAATAAATTCCAACAAATTAACTTCAATAACAAAGACAAACATCATCAGCAGCTGCATACTTTTGTCTGGTCAACACCACATAAAACAACCAAGTGACATAAAACTAGATCTCTTTGAAAATTTCTACCCAAGTCACCCCCATTgcagccacaaaaatatataatcAGGCCAGAAGCAAACCCCTAAACATGCAGAATGAGGATTCCCACCTAAATTCACATAACCAACTGGCTTAACATGAATTACCGAGAAAGTTATAACATGACTCAGGCTGGACTTCGATGCATCAGCATCTCAGTCTTGAGATACCCCTTGCCAATTGATGGAATCAAGAGGCAAAATAAACTTAGACTCTAGATGACATATCAGGTATAGTTACAGCAAAGACCATTTCTTGAGTAACAGATTTCAGACCCTATAAAAATTCTCGTACAAACTCTACTTATTATAATGAAGATCAAGAAGTATTCTTCAAAGTACAAAACGGGCACATCAAAGATAGAACAGGCATTAGCAGGAAGTTTCTACAACACGTATACCAGTCTATTCACACCCTTGGTACAATACAATACCAAGCCATAGAACAAACAGAAGATAGAAAAAAGTAAGCATGAGATACATTACCTTTACAGCAGGGCTAGAACCCACACGTGCATCCCATAGTATAAGGCAAGCATCGTCACCAACACTACAGAACTCCTGTGAGCTTTAGTAGAGATGTAGCATCGTTAGGAAAAAAAGAAGCCCATAATAACTACAGAAATCGCAGCTGATATGGTGTACAATAACATGGGTGTTCCATTATTTTACTAGTTTGATTAAGTCTATGGTTACTGCTATATGAAGGAAATGTGGCTTGGTAAATGAGGAAGCATGAAGTTTATCTTTAGCAAAAAAGTCGTGCAACTCATTCTGTTTGAACTCAACAGAAAATCAACTACAGCCAACAAGTTACCTAGTTGGGCAAAATGCCACATCTTCCACTGTATCCTCATGCCCCTGGTAGACACCCCTTGGTGCAACAGAAGGACCATCAGCAGTCTTTTCATTACCATCCCCAGGCTTAATAATTGATCCACCAGATCCTGGAGACTTGGTTGCTGCTGGATCTGTGGTAGATGCTGCTATATGATCCTGAATACTCCACAGAACCACTGTTTTGTCCTTACCTGTGAGCAAAATGTTTCACAGTTAAAACAAAAGGACTATCATGACCTATAAGGCTAAGCAGAATAACAGTAATAAAATAAAAGGTAACCCACCTCCAGAGAGCACATAGGGTTCAGTTGGACACATTGCAAGAGCAAATTCTGCATTATCTTGATGTCCAGTCAAAATCTGAAAGGATAAAACAGTCAAGATTTGGAAAGGGATAATTGGTAGTAAGTAAAGGTGAAAGAAAAGTGGCATTTCTCATATCCCCAGAAGTTATAGAATTTAGCAGGCAAATTACATTAAAGATTTGACAAAAGAGGAAGTCATGGAAAAAGAAACTAGGGGAGCCATTCCAAACCATGcatcttttttctttcaaacTGCTATATAGCATGATAAGCTTTGTCTTATGAATTCTGAGAGTAGATTTATTACTTTCTAGAAAACTGAAATCTTTATGACATTAAATAGTAACTCTTCGGTTCCCTCTCTTAAACAGATGCGCAAAACTTATTTATCTAATGCACAAACTCCAAATCAAGAAAGAGCATGATAATTAGTTACTCAATGATGCGCAGAACTCCATAGCAAATCATGTAAACCT encodes the following:
- the LOC133713147 gene encoding WD-40 repeat-containing protein MSI4-like, encoding METPSQQQQQQPPAKKKETRGRKPKPKEDKETHSSSKMKKAQQQQQQQQQHSVDEKYSQWKSLVPVLYDWLANHNLVWPSLSCRWGPQLEQATYKNRQRLYLSEQTDGSVPNTLVIANCEVVKRRVAAAEHISQFNEEARSPFVKKYKTIIHPGEVNRIRELPQNTKIVATHTDSPDVLIWDVEAQPNRHAVFGATNSRPDLILTGHQDNAEFALAMCPTEPYVLSGGKDKTVVLWSIQDHIAASTTDPAATKSPGSGGSIIKPGDGNEKTADGPSVAPRGVYQGHEDTVEDVAFCPTSSQEFCSVGDDACLILWDARVGSSPAVKVEKAHDADLHCVDWNPHDDNLILTGSADHSVRMFDRRNLTSGGVGAPIYKFEGHKAAVLCVQWSPDKSSIFGSSAEDGLLNIWDYEKVSKKERTSKNPSSPPGLFFQHAGHRDKVVDFHWNASDPWTVVSVSDDCDTTGGGGTLQIWRMSDLIYRPEEEVLEELEKFKSHVISCAKP